In Entomomonas moraniae, one DNA window encodes the following:
- a CDS encoding NADH:flavin oxidoreductase/NADH oxidase, whose translation MSKLFSPIQIGQKSFENRIVIPPMCQYSAIDGKATDWHTMHYGSLAQSGAALLIFEATAICPEGRLSPYDLGLWDDETAKSMTTLVESIKKYSAMPLGIQLVHAGRKASMPEPWKENQYIPASQGGWKTFAPSTIAYDNHHDTPKELSTDEIQIIIKQFIEAAKRADQAGFDVIEIHGAHGYLVHQFLSPLSNQRTDQYGGSLENRMRFAIEIFKGIRQVVSAEKAVGIRISATDWVDGGWDLEQSIILSKTLEELGCDFIDVSTGALDARQKIPTGPNYQVPFSEAIKAQVNIPTITVGLITEPVQAEAIINTQQADMVAIGRGMLYNPHWPWFAAAELGAQVTVPPQYLRSQPHLQKHLFK comes from the coding sequence ATGAGCAAATTATTTTCTCCCATTCAAATTGGACAAAAAAGCTTCGAGAATCGCATCGTTATCCCTCCTATGTGCCAGTATTCTGCTATCGACGGTAAGGCAACCGATTGGCATACAATGCATTATGGTTCACTCGCACAATCTGGAGCCGCCTTATTAATATTTGAAGCCACGGCGATTTGTCCAGAAGGTAGACTTTCTCCCTATGATTTAGGATTGTGGGATGATGAAACGGCCAAATCCATGACAACACTGGTTGAATCCATCAAAAAATATTCAGCTATGCCGTTAGGTATTCAACTGGTTCATGCAGGTCGAAAAGCATCCATGCCTGAACCATGGAAAGAGAACCAATATATTCCTGCATCACAAGGAGGATGGAAGACTTTTGCCCCATCCACTATTGCTTATGATAACCATCATGACACGCCGAAAGAACTTAGTACTGATGAAATTCAAATCATTATTAAGCAATTTATTGAAGCGGCCAAACGTGCTGATCAAGCAGGATTTGACGTCATCGAAATACATGGTGCCCATGGTTATCTAGTGCATCAATTCTTATCCCCTCTTAGTAATCAGCGTACCGATCAATATGGAGGCTCTTTAGAAAATAGAATGCGTTTTGCTATAGAGATATTTAAAGGTATTCGTCAAGTCGTTTCTGCCGAAAAAGCTGTGGGGATTCGTATTTCTGCAACAGATTGGGTTGATGGCGGATGGGATTTAGAACAATCCATTATCCTCTCTAAAACACTTGAAGAGCTAGGCTGTGATTTTATTGATGTTTCTACAGGTGCTCTTGATGCACGGCAAAAAATCCCTACAGGGCCTAACTATCAAGTTCCTTTTTCGGAGGCAATTAAAGCACAGGTCAATATACCAACAATTACTGTTGGTTTGATCACTGAACCAGTACAAGCAGAGGCCATCATAAACACACAACAAGCCGACATGGTCGCTATTGGCCGTGGCATGCTTTATAACCCCCATTGGCCGTGGTTTGCTGCGGCAGAGTTAGGTGCCCAAGTAACCGTACCACCACAGTATTTACGCAGCCAGCCACATTTACAAAAACATCTATTCAAATAA
- the ptsP gene encoding phosphoenolpyruvate--protein phosphotransferase, translating to MLEALRKIVQEVNSAKDLKAALGIIVLRIKEKMSVQVCSVYLHDEETGRYVLMATEGLNKRAIGKVSLDSDEGLIGLVGTRQEPLNLSNASDHPQYRYFAETGEERYSSFLGTPIIHNGEVLGVLVVQQRERREFSEEEVSFIVTMGTQLAGVIAHAEASGSMSSSKRTPQEVRFVGVVGAPGAVVGQAVVVLPPADLDAVPDRKTKEIQIELDLFADAIESVKKNIQKTSTKLAKQLRPDELALFDAYILMLEDVALIGDIEKTIRDGQWAQGAIREVVVKYTQRFEAMDDPYLKERAADIKDLGRRLLAQLQKQDHENTDYPDKTILVSEEISPSMLSEIPEGKLVGIVSVLGSSNSHVAILSRAMGIPAVMGVAELPYRKMDGLKVALNGFFGEVITNPTDELCEYYENMAEEEKQLLASLSILRDLPCVTLDGHRISLWVNTGLQADVDKAQQRGAEGIGLYRTEVPFMMSSSFPSEKEQMAIYREQLAAFHPNPVTMRTLDVGGDKSLPYFPIKEENPFLGWRGIRVTLDHPEIFILQIRAMLKASEGLDNLKILLPMISSIGEVEHALRMINRAWYEIKEEGIEVPMPPVGVMIEVPSAVFLTRTLAKEVDFVSVGSNDLTQYLLAVDRNNARVADLYNYYHPAVLHSLYKTVKDCHAEGKPASICGEMAGDPVIAVLLMAMGFDSLSMSSTNIPKVKSMLRQITLAKAKEILDEVLKQDDPQVIKSIINLELSALGLQRAITTTKKIMN from the coding sequence ATGCTTGAAGCGCTACGTAAAATTGTTCAGGAAGTTAATAGTGCCAAAGATTTAAAAGCGGCACTAGGCATTATTGTGTTGCGCATTAAAGAAAAGATGTCGGTGCAAGTTTGCTCTGTTTATCTACATGATGAAGAAACAGGCAGATACGTCTTGATGGCTACGGAGGGTTTAAATAAGCGTGCAATAGGAAAAGTATCTTTGGATAGTGATGAGGGGTTAATTGGTTTAGTGGGAACACGTCAAGAACCATTAAACTTATCCAATGCCTCTGATCACCCTCAATATCGTTATTTTGCAGAAACGGGAGAAGAACGTTATTCTTCTTTTTTAGGAACACCCATTATACATAACGGTGAAGTTTTGGGGGTACTTGTTGTTCAGCAGCGAGAACGTCGTGAGTTCAGTGAAGAAGAAGTTTCTTTTATTGTAACGATGGGGACACAGTTAGCGGGAGTTATTGCTCATGCTGAGGCTTCTGGTAGCATGTCTTCTTCCAAAAGAACGCCGCAAGAAGTTCGCTTTGTTGGGGTTGTAGGAGCTCCAGGCGCTGTTGTTGGGCAGGCTGTGGTCGTGTTGCCACCCGCTGACTTAGATGCTGTACCTGATCGCAAAACGAAAGAAATACAAATCGAATTGGATTTATTTGCTGATGCAATTGAGTCGGTTAAAAAGAATATTCAAAAAACCTCAACTAAATTAGCGAAACAGTTACGTCCTGACGAGTTAGCTCTTTTTGATGCGTATATTTTAATGCTTGAAGATGTCGCGTTAATAGGTGATATTGAAAAAACTATCCGTGACGGGCAATGGGCACAAGGGGCGATAAGAGAGGTCGTTGTTAAATACACACAACGCTTTGAGGCAATGGATGACCCTTATTTAAAAGAACGTGCAGCAGATATCAAAGATTTAGGGCGGCGTTTACTTGCGCAGTTACAAAAGCAAGACCACGAAAATACAGACTATCCAGATAAAACTATTTTAGTCAGTGAAGAAATCAGTCCATCGATGCTAAGCGAAATTCCTGAGGGTAAGCTGGTAGGTATTGTGTCGGTTTTAGGATCAAGTAACTCCCATGTAGCTATTCTGTCCCGTGCCATGGGAATTCCAGCAGTGATGGGAGTTGCTGAGTTACCTTACCGTAAGATGGATGGTTTGAAAGTTGCTTTGAATGGCTTTTTCGGAGAAGTCATTACTAATCCAACGGATGAGCTCTGTGAATATTATGAAAATATGGCCGAGGAGGAAAAACAACTCCTTGCGAGCCTAAGTATTTTGCGTGACCTACCCTGTGTAACACTAGATGGACACCGTATTTCTTTATGGGTTAATACGGGGTTACAAGCAGACGTAGACAAGGCTCAGCAACGCGGTGCAGAAGGTATTGGTCTTTATCGGACAGAAGTACCTTTTATGATGAGCAGTAGTTTTCCGAGTGAAAAAGAGCAAATGGCTATTTATCGAGAACAGTTGGCTGCTTTTCACCCTAACCCTGTTACGATGAGAACGTTAGACGTAGGCGGAGATAAATCACTGCCTTATTTTCCGATCAAAGAAGAAAATCCCTTTTTAGGTTGGCGTGGTATTCGTGTTACCTTAGACCACCCAGAAATTTTTATTTTACAAATCAGGGCGATGCTTAAAGCGAGTGAAGGGTTAGATAATCTCAAAATCTTATTACCCATGATTTCCTCCATAGGGGAGGTTGAGCATGCTTTAAGAATGATTAACCGTGCTTGGTATGAAATAAAAGAAGAGGGGATAGAAGTACCCATGCCTCCTGTTGGGGTGATGATTGAAGTACCTAGTGCTGTCTTTTTAACTAGAACGTTGGCAAAAGAAGTTGATTTTGTTTCGGTCGGTTCTAACGATTTAACTCAGTATTTATTAGCAGTTGACCGTAATAATGCACGGGTCGCTGACTTGTACAATTATTATCATCCAGCTGTTTTACATAGTTTATATAAAACGGTAAAAGATTGTCATGCAGAAGGGAAACCTGCCAGTATTTGTGGCGAGATGGCAGGTGACCCTGTTATTGCTGTATTATTGATGGCTATGGGATTTGACTCATTATCGATGAGCTCAACTAATATTCCTAAAGTAAAATCAATGCTACGCCAAATAACCTTAGCAAAAGCAAAAGAGATTTTAGATGAGGTTTTAAAACAAGATGATCCTCAGGTGATAAAAAGTATTATTAATTTGGAGCTTTCAGCATTGGGTTTACAGCGTGCTATAACGACGACCAAAAAGATAATGAATTAA
- the rppH gene encoding RNA pyrophosphohydrolase, producing MIDSDGFRLNVGLILTNNQGQVLWAKRIHQDAWQFPQGGIQIGEQPEDALYRELYEEVGLCKQDVQVLACTGGWLRYRLPEWLIRSKTQPRCIGQKQKWFLLKLLTDDSKVCLTNSEKPEFDSWQWVSYWYPLQQVVNFKREVYRKAMKELILRAPQIIK from the coding sequence ATGATAGATTCAGATGGTTTTCGCCTGAATGTTGGACTCATTCTTACTAACAACCAAGGTCAAGTTTTGTGGGCCAAACGTATTCATCAAGATGCATGGCAATTTCCTCAGGGAGGTATCCAGATAGGTGAGCAGCCTGAGGATGCACTTTACCGTGAGCTGTATGAAGAAGTAGGGTTGTGTAAGCAAGATGTTCAAGTTCTGGCTTGTACGGGTGGGTGGCTACGTTATCGCTTACCTGAATGGTTAATTCGTTCAAAAACACAGCCTCGTTGTATAGGACAAAAACAAAAATGGTTTTTATTAAAGTTATTAACCGATGATAGTAAAGTCTGTCTAACTAATAGTGAAAAACCAGAGTTTGATAGCTGGCAATGGGTTAGTTACTGGTATCCTTTGCAGCAGGTGGTTAATTTTAAACGAGAGGTATATCGTAAAGCAATGAAAGAGTTGATCTTAAGAGCCCCTCAAATAATTAAGTAA